One part of the Bacillus sp. FJAT-27916 genome encodes these proteins:
- a CDS encoding peptidylprolyl isomerase translates to MTVLPQFTDVQGNERLVEMVTNKGNIKIKLFPEQAPKAVENFLTHAENGYYDGLIFHRVINDFMIQGGDPNGTGTGGESIWGQPFEDEFTMDLFNFRGALSMANAGPGTNGSQFFIVQKNEVESNLRGQMEQAGYPAEAVEKYMEVGGTPWLDHRHTVFGQVVEGMNVVDDIAGTKVGPNDKPVYDVVIEKINILN, encoded by the coding sequence ATGACAGTATTACCTCAATTCACAGACGTACAAGGCAATGAAAGACTCGTGGAAATGGTAACGAATAAAGGGAATATCAAAATTAAATTATTCCCGGAACAAGCGCCAAAAGCGGTAGAAAACTTCCTGACACATGCGGAGAACGGCTATTATGACGGCCTCATTTTCCACCGTGTTATCAATGATTTCATGATCCAAGGCGGAGACCCGAATGGAACAGGAACTGGTGGAGAAAGTATCTGGGGACAGCCGTTCGAAGATGAGTTCACAATGGATCTCTTCAACTTCCGCGGTGCATTGTCCATGGCTAATGCTGGTCCTGGCACAAACGGAAGCCAATTCTTCATCGTTCAAAAGAATGAAGTGGAATCCAACTTGCGCGGTCAAATGGAACAAGCAGGCTATCCTGCTGAAGCAGTCGAAAAATATATGGAAGTCGGCGGAACACCTTGGCTTGACCACAGACACACTGTATTCGGTCAAGTTGTCGAAGGCATGAATGTTGTCGATGACATTGCCGGAACAAAGGTTGGCCCGAACGACAAGCCGGTATATGATGTTGTTATTGAGAAAATTAATATCTTAAACTAA